In Bubalus kerabau isolate K-KA32 ecotype Philippines breed swamp buffalo chromosome 4, PCC_UOA_SB_1v2, whole genome shotgun sequence, one DNA window encodes the following:
- the SMG8 gene encoding nonsense-mediated mRNA decay factor SMG8, with amino-acid sequence MAGPVSLRELLMGASAWTSSESPEGSPTEGGGSAAGGPEPPWREDEICVVGIFGKTALRLNSEKFSLVNTVCDRQVFPLFRHQDPGDSGAGIRTEAGAVGEAGGAGDPGAGAGAGAGDPVRGGVTAAEGNRTEPGSQDYSLLQAYYNQESKVLYLLLTSICDNSQLLRACRALQSGEAGGGLSLPHAEAHEFWKHQEKVQCLSLLYLFSVCHILLLVHPTCSFDITYDRVFRALDGLRQKVLPLLKTAIKDCPVGKDWKLNCRPCPPRLLFLFQLNGALKVEPPRNQDPAHPDKPKKHSPKRRLQHALEDQIYRIFRKSRVLTNQSINCLFTVPANQAFVYIVPGSQEEDPVGMLLDQLKSHCTVKDPESLLVPAPLSGSRRYQVMRQHSRQQLSFHTDTSSSSSSGQLVDFTLREFLWQHVELVLSKKGFDDSVGRNPQPSHFELPTYQKWISAASKLYEVAIDGKEEDPASPTGELTSKILSSIKVLEGFLDIDTKFSENRCQKALPMAHSAYQSNLPHNYTMTVHKNQLAQALRVYSQHARGPAFHKYAMQLHEDCYKFWSNGHQLCEERSLTDQHCVHKFHSLPKSGEKPEADRNPPVLYHNSRARSTGACNCGRKQAPRDDPFDIKAANYDFYQLLEEKCCGKLDHINFPVFEPSTPDPAPAKNESSPAPPDADADKLKEKEPQTQGESTSLSLALSLGQSTDSLGTYPADPQAGGDNPEVHGQGEVKTEKRPNLVDRQASTVEYLPGMLHSNCPKGLLPKFSSWSLVKLGPAKSYNFHTGLDQQGFIPGTNYLMPWDIVIRTRAEDEGDLDTNSWPAPNKAVPGKRSAVVMGRGRRRDDIARAFVGFEYEDSRGRRFMCSGPDKVMKVMGSGPKESALKALNSDMPLYILSSSQGRGLKPHYAQLMRLFVVVPDAPLQIILTPQVQPGPPPCPVFYPEKQEITLPPDGLWVLRFPYAYVTERGPCFPPKENVQLMSYKVLRGVLKAVTQ; translated from the exons ATGGCGGGTCCCGTCAGCTTAAGAGAGCTTCTAATGGGCGCTTCAGCCTGGACAAGCTCTGAGAGTCCCGAGGGGTCCCCGACAGAGGGTGGTGGGAGCGCGGCTGGCGGACCGGAGCCTCCTTGGCGGGAGGATGAGATCTGCGTGGTGGGAATCTTCGGCAAAACGGCTCTGCGCCTGAATTCCGAGAAGTTTTCACTTGTGAACACGGTGTGCGACCGACAGGTCTTTCCCCTCTTTCGCCACCAAGATCCTGGAGATTCGGGGGCTGGAATCAGGACCGAGGCTGGGGCCGTCGGGGAGGCCGGCGGAGCCGGGGaccctggggctggggccggggccggAGCCGGGGATCCAGTTCGGGGAGGTGTAACTGCCGCGGAAGGCAACCGAACTGAGCCAGGTTCCCAGGATTACAGCCTTCTGCAAGCCTATTACAACCAGGAAAGCAAAGTTCTGTACCTTCTTCTTACTTCCATCTGTGACAATTCCCAGCTTCTGCGGGCTTGTCGGGCCCTTCAGAGCGGGGAAGCTGGAGGTGGCCTTTCTTTACCTCATGCAGAAGCGCACGAGTTCTGGAAGCATCAAGAGAAGGTGCAGTGCCTCAGTCTCCTTTACCTTTTCTCCGTCTGTCACATCCTGCTTCTGGTCCATCCCACTTGTTCCTTTGACATCACTTATGATCGAGTATTCAGAGCCCTGGATGGACTGAGACAGAAAGTACTGCCCCTTCTCAAAACAGCTATTAAGGATTGTCCAGTTGGTAAAGACTGGAAACTGAACTGCCGACCTTGCCCACCtagactccttttcctttttcaactCAATGGAGCACTCAAGGTAGAACCCCCTCGGAACCAAGACCCAGCTCATCCAGATAAGCCCAAGAAGCATTCTCCCAAAAggagactgcagcatgccctggAGGACCAGATCTATAGAATCTTCCGGAAGAGTCGTGTCTTGACTAATCAGAGTATCAACTGCCTCTTTACTGTACCTGCCAATCAAGCTTTTGTGTACATAGTTCCCGGAAGCCAGGAGGAGGATCCAGTAGGCATGTTGCTGGACCAACTTAAGAGTCATTGTACTGTGAAAGACCCTGAATCTTTGTTGGTCCCTGCACCACTTTCTGGATCCAGGCGATACCAGGTGATGAGGCAGCACAGCAGACAACAGCTTTCTTTCCACACTGACACCAGCAGTTCCAGTTCTTCGGGGCAGCTAGTGGATTTCACGCTTCGAGAGTTCCTATGGCAGCATGTAGAGCTAGTACTAAGCAAGAAAGGTTTTGATGACAGTGTGGGCAGGAACCCACAGCCTTCCCATTTTGAACTTCCTACTTATCAGAAATGGATCTCAGCAGCTTCAAAACTGTATGAAGTAGCTATTGATGGGAAAGAGGAGGACCCAGCATCTCCCACTGGGGAGTTAACATCTAAGATTTTAAGCAGTATTAAAGTCTTGGAAGGATTTTTGGATATTGACACAAAATTCTCAGAGAACCGTTGCCAAAAAGCTTTACCGATGGCCCATAGTGCCTACCAGTCAAATTTGCCTCATAATTACACAATGACTGTCCACAAGAATCAGCTTGCCCAGGCTCTTCGAGTGTACAGCCAACATGCTAGGGGTCCAGCCTTTCACAAGTATGCCATGCAGTTACACGAAGACTGCTACAAGTTTTGGAGCAATGGCCATCAGCTCTGTGAGGAGAGGAGTTTAACTGATCAACACTGTGTACATAAATTTCACTCCTTACCTAAATCAG GAGAAAAACCAGAGGCTGATAGAAATCCTCCTGTGCTGTATCACAATAGCCGAGCTCGATCCACTGGTGCCTGTAACTGTGGAAGGAAACAGGCACCCCGAGACGATCCCTTTGATATCAAGGCAGCTAACTATGacttttatcag CTTCTGGAAGAAAAATGTTGTGGAAAATTGGATCACATCAATTTCCCAGTATTTGAACCAAGTACTCCAGATCCTGCTCCTGCCAAAAATGAATCATCTCCTGCTCCCCCAGATGCAGATGCTGATAAACTTAAAGAGAAAGAACCTCAAACCCAAGGAGAGAGCACAAGCCTGAGTTTAGCTTTGAGTTTAGGCCAATCTACTGATAGTTTAGGTACCTATCCAGCTGATCCACAAGCAGGAGGAGATAATCCAGAAGTTCATGGCCAAGGTGAAGTAAAAACTGAGAAGAGACCAAACTTGGTTGATCGGCAGGCATCCACAGTTGAATATCTCCCAGGCATGCTTCATTCAAATTGCCCCAAAGGTCTCCTACCCAAATTCTCCAGCTGGTCTTTGGTTAAACTAGGCCCTGCTAAGTCTTACAACTTTCATACTGGTTTGGACCAACAGGGCTTCATTCCAGGAACAAACTATCTTATGCCTTGGGACATTGTCATCAGGACTAGAGCTGAAGATGAAGGAGACTTAGACACGAATTCTTGGCCTGCTCCAAATAAGGCTGTTCCTGGTAAGAGGAGTGCAGTTGTCATGGGCAGAGGAAGACGGCGAGATGACATAGCGCGAGCATTTGTGGGCTTTGAATACGAAGACTCTCGAGGTCGAAGATTTATGTGCTCAGGACCTGACAAAGTAATGAAAGTAATGGGAAGTGGCCCCAAGGAATCAGCTTTAAAAGCCCTGAATAGTGATATGCCCTTGTATATTCTGTCATCCTCTCAGGGTAGAGGGCTGAAACCACATTATGCTCAACTTATGAGGCTTTTTGTTGTGGTTCCTGATGCTCCTTTGCAGATAATTTTAACGCCTCAG GTTCAGCCAGGCCCACCACCATGTCCAGTATTCTACCCAGAAAAGCAAGAAATCACTCTCCCACCTGATGGCCTCTGGGTTTTGAGGTTTCCTTACGCCTACGTGACTGAGAGAGGACCTTGTTTCCCTCCGAAGGAAAACGTGCAATTGATGAGTTACAAGGTGCTCCGTGGGGTTCTTAAAGCAGTAACACAATGA